CCCTCTTCCTCCTCTACGCCCTGTTCCACGACACCGCCGGCCGCGGCGGCGCGCCGCTCCTCACCGACCCGGCCTCGGCGCGCGCGCTCGTGTTCAACGTCAAGGGCGAGGACCTCCTGTTCATCGACGAGCCCAACCGCCGCCTCGAGGCGGAGGAGGCCGCCTGGATGAGCCGCAACGGCGCCACGCGCGACCGCTACCAGACCCTCGGCCTACCCGCCGGGCCGTTCGCGAGCTGCGCCCTATACGCGCCGCCACAGGACACCCCCGGCGACCGCCTCGTGGCCGACGTCCAGGGACGCTCCGGCGTGACGCCCTACGTGTGGACGCTGTTCGAGTTCTGCCACCAACGCATGCTCGGCTTCGCCTTCGCCGACGTGAGCAGCATGTCTCAGCTCGAGTTCCTCCTGCAGCACGTCGAGGAGCGCCTCTTCCAGCTCGCCAGGCGCCAGAAGGACGAGGCGCGCGGCGGCTTCCCCGGCGCGGCGCTCGTGGTGCCCGACTACGAGCCGCCCCCCGAGCCCGGCAGCGTCCGCGCGCGCGTCGAGGCGGGAGCCAGGCGCCTGGGCGAGGAGGACGGCCTGTCGTGGGACGGCCTTGGCGCCGCCGCGGCCGGGCACCGGCTCGAACGCTTCGGCGACCTCGTCGACTACCTGCAGTACAAGCTCCTCGACCAGGACGCCGAACCGGCCGACGCCGAGCGCGGCGGCGACAGGGGTGGCGACCCCGCCTGGACGGCCCGCCAGAACCGCGGCACGCGCGAGGCGTTCGTGCGGCGCCTGCGCGGCGCCCAGAAGCACCTCTCGCGCCTGGTGCGCGGCGACCTCGGCGCCAAGGCGGCCGGCGCCGCCCGCCTCGACGTGCTCGGCTCGCAGCGGCAGGTTCACGTCGTCGACATCCACCAGTTGGCGCCGCTCGCTCAGATGTTCGTGGTGGGCGTGACGCTGCGCGGGCTGTTCGAGGCCAAGGAGCGCGGGCACCGCGGCAAGCTGTTCGTGGTACTCGACGAGCTGAACAAGTACGCGCCCGCCGAGGGCGCGAGCCCCATCAAGGACGTGCTTCTCGACATCGCCGAGCGCGGCAGGAGCCTCGGGGTCATCCTGATCGGCGCCCAGCAGACGGCCAGCGAGGTGGAGCGCCGCGTGGTGGGGAACGCCGCCGTGCGGGTGGCCGGGCGCCTCGACGCCGCCGAGGCGGAACGCCCCGAGTACCGCTACATGCCCGCCTCGACGCGCTCCCGCACCACCATCCTCGCGCCCGGCACCATGGTGCTCCACCAACCCGACGTGCCCACCCCGGTGCTCGTCACCTTCCCGTTCCCGGCCTGGGCCACGCGCGCCGAGGAGCGCGACGCGCGCGTCAGCGACGAGGAGGTCGGCGGGCTGCTGCACTGACGCCGGCGGTCGCCCCGGGCCACCCCGCCGTCGGCCCAGCCCGCTTACACTTGCCCACATGAAGCTGCTGCACACCGCCGACTGGCACGCCGGCNNNNNNNNNNNNNNNNNNNNNNNNNNNNNNNNNNNNNNNNNNNNNNNNNNNNNNNNNNNNNNNNNNNNNNNNNNNNNNNNNNNNNNNNNNNNNNNNNNNNCCCGCTTACACTTGCCCACATGAAGCTGCTGCACACCGCCGACTGGCACGCCGGCCGGAGCCTCCACGGCGTCGACCGGACCCCGGAGGTGCGCGAGGCGCTGGGCGAGGTCGCCGAGCTGGCCAAGCAGGAGGCGGTCGACCTCGTGGTCGTGGCGGGCGACGTCTACGACAACCGCAACCCCAGCGCCGCCGCCGAGGACGCCGTCTACGAGTTCTTCCTCGACATCTCCCGCGCCGGCATCCCCAGCGTGGTCATCGCCGGCAACCACGACTCGCCGCAGCGGCTCGACGCGGTTGGCGACCTGCTCGGGCTGGCGGGCGTCCACGTGGTGGGCGCCTTCCGGCCCGCCGGCGGCGGGGGCGCCTTCGAGCTCACGCTCGGCGCCGAACGCGTCAGGGTGGCCGCCCTGCCGTTCCTGTCGGAGCGGCGCATGCTCGCCGCCGGCGACGTCATCGAGAAGGCGCCCGGCGAGCAGGTCGACCACTACCGCGGCGTCATGCGCAAGCTCGTCGACAACCTCACTGGCGCCATGACCCCCGCCCACGTCAACCTGCTGCTCATGCACACCACCTTCGAGGGGGCCACGCTCGCCAACTCGGAGTACGTCTTCCACAGCACCAACTCCTACACGGTGCCCGCCTCCGTGGTGCCCGACGTGGTGTCGTACGCGGCGCTGGGGCACATCCACAAGCCGCAGGGCGTGCAGGGCCTCGCCGAGAACAAGGCGCGCTACCCCGGCAGCCTCCTGCAGCTCGACTTCGGCGAGGCCGGCGACGGCAAGAGCGTCGTGGTGGCCGAGCTGGCGGCCGGCCGGCCGGCCGAGTACCGCCTGCACGAGCTGAGCGCCGGCAAGAAGCTGGCGCGCGTGGTGGTGGCGGAGGATGAGCTCGACCGGCGCGCGCTCGACCTGGCGAGCTTCCCGGGCTGGCTCAAGCTCGTGGTGCGCCTGCAGCGCCCGCGGCCCGGCCTCAAGGAGCGCCTGCAGCAGACGATCCCCAACCTGCTCGTCGTAGAGCAGCGGCTGCCGGGCGAGGACGCCGCGGACGAGGCGCCGCTCGACCTCTCGGCGCTGTCGCTCGCCGACAGCTACCGCGACTACCTCAGGAGCGAGCGGGGCGGGGCGGGGGAGGCGGAGCTCGTGCCGCTCTTCAGGACCCTCGAGGAGGAGGTCGGCGCGTGACGCCCCTGGAGCTCCAGCTCGAGGGGTTCACCTGCTACCGCCGCCTCGCGCGCGTGAGGTGGGGCGGCGCGGAGGCCGAGCTGTTCGCCGTCACCGGCCCGACAGGCGCCGGCAAGTCGACGCTCCTCGACGCCATCACCTACGCCCTCTACGGGCAGACGCCCCGCCTTGGCGCGAGGGGCCTCGAGTCGCTCCTCACCCCCGGCGCGACGGCCATGCACGTGCAGCTCACCTTCCGCGCCGCGCGGGGCGTCTACCGCGTCACGCGCGCCGCGCAACGGCGCGCCGGCGGCGTCACGACGGAGGTGCGCGTCGAGCGGGCCGAGGACGGCGCGGGCGCCTGGCGCCAACTGCCGGAGAGCGAGCGGGTGCGCGACGCCAACCGCGCCATCGAGGAGATCGTCGGCCTCGACTACGCCGGCTTCACGCGCGCGGTGCTGCTGCCGCAGGGCGCCTTCGACGAGTTCCTGCGCGGCGACGCCGCCGAGCGGCGCCGGCTCCTCG
This genomic interval from Trueperaceae bacterium contains the following:
- a CDS encoding ATP-binding protein, producing MSGAPTPLGRVLGTEDATPVAFWFLVQPGHKVRLDDVVTVRTADPTSAERGVTFYGVVDQVRRRHEGLQFEGDTNLVAEGLMPADESYAAHVLVTRLEPEEFLPPAPGDAVWPATGAALEKALYVDGMTSRLGAGLLRSGDPAYLNLDFVDGTRGAHVNISGISGVATKTSYALFLLYALFHDTAGRGGAPLLTDPASARALVFNVKGEDLLFIDEPNRRLEAEEAAWMSRNGATRDRYQTLGLPAGPFASCALYAPPQDTPGDRLVADVQGRSGVTPYVWTLFEFCHQRMLGFAFADVSSMSQLEFLLQHVEERLFQLARRQKDEARGGFPGAALVVPDYEPPPEPGSVRARVEAGARRLGEEDGLSWDGLGAAAAGHRLERFGDLVDYLQYKLLDQDAEPADAERGGDRGGDPAWTARQNRGTREAFVRRLRGAQKHLSRLVRGDLGAKAAGAARLDVLGSQRQVHVVDIHQLAPLAQMFVVGVTLRGLFEAKERGHRGKLFVVLDELNKYAPAEGASPIKDVLLDIAERGRSLGVILIGAQQTASEVERRVVGNAAVRVAGRLDAAEAERPEYRYMPASTRSRTTILAPGTMVLHQPDVPTPVLVTFPFPAWATRAEERDARVSDEEVGGLLH
- a CDS encoding exonuclease SbcCD subunit D → PLTLAHMKLLHTADWHAGRSLHGVDRTPEVREALGEVAELAKQEAVDLVVVAGDVYDNRNPSAAAEDAVYEFFLDISRAGIPSVVIAGNHDSPQRLDAVGDLLGLAGVHVVGAFRPAGGGGAFELTLGAERVRVAALPFLSERRMLAAGDVIEKAPGEQVDHYRGVMRKLVDNLTGAMTPAHVNLLLMHTTFEGATLANSEYVFHSTNSYTVPASVVPDVVSYAALGHIHKPQGVQGLAENKARYPGSLLQLDFGEAGDGKSVVVAELAAGRPAEYRLHELSAGKKLARVVVAEDELDRRALDLASFPGWLKLVVRLQRPRPGLKERLQQTIPNLLVVEQRLPGEDAADEAPLDLSALSLADSYRDYLRSERGGAGEAELVPLFRTLEEEVGA